A single genomic interval of Celeribacter indicus harbors:
- a CDS encoding CgeB family protein encodes MRFTFFTHSLVSDWNHGNAHFLRGVMRALQAQGHVCRAMEPADGWSRRNLLAECGTAAIAAFHATFPDLRSEIYTSAEDLDPVLEDSDVVIVHEWTEPEIVAAIGGRRAAGGRFTLLFHDTHHRAVSADDDIRGLDLSAYDGVLAFGEALRERYLEAGWSSQVFTWHEAADDTVFRPRAASQPPRDLVWVGNWGDGERSEELMEYLVRPVADLGLAATVHGVRYPPEAREALTAAGIDYRGPIANVDVPRSFADHRVTVHVPRRPYVEALPGIPTIRVFEALACGIPLVCAPWEDREGLFRPGTDYLAVKDGEEMTRTLHALLSDPERAKELARNGRDRIAQRHTCRHRAEELIAILETTGTPAGEVAL; translated from the coding sequence ATGCGCTTCACCTTCTTCACCCATTCTCTCGTATCCGACTGGAATCACGGCAATGCCCATTTCCTGCGCGGCGTCATGCGGGCGCTCCAGGCGCAGGGACATGTCTGCCGGGCGATGGAGCCCGCCGACGGCTGGTCGCGCCGGAACCTGCTGGCCGAATGCGGCACCGCGGCGATCGCCGCCTTCCACGCGACCTTCCCCGACCTGCGTTCGGAGATCTACACCTCCGCTGAAGACCTCGACCCGGTGCTCGAGGACAGCGACGTGGTCATCGTGCATGAATGGACGGAGCCCGAGATCGTCGCCGCCATCGGCGGGCGGCGGGCGGCGGGCGGCCGTTTCACCCTGCTGTTCCACGACACCCATCATCGGGCGGTCAGCGCGGATGACGACATACGCGGGCTCGACCTGTCGGCCTACGACGGCGTCCTCGCATTCGGGGAAGCGCTGCGCGAACGCTATCTCGAGGCCGGCTGGTCCTCGCAGGTCTTCACATGGCACGAGGCGGCCGATGACACGGTGTTCCGCCCCCGTGCAGCAAGCCAGCCGCCGCGCGATCTCGTCTGGGTCGGCAACTGGGGCGATGGCGAGCGCAGCGAGGAACTGATGGAATACCTCGTGCGCCCCGTCGCCGATCTCGGCCTCGCGGCGACGGTGCACGGGGTGCGCTATCCGCCGGAGGCGCGCGAGGCGCTGACTGCGGCCGGTATCGACTACCGCGGCCCCATTGCCAATGTCGACGTGCCCCGAAGCTTCGCCGACCATCGCGTGACCGTGCACGTCCCGCGCCGGCCCTATGTCGAGGCGCTTCCCGGCATCCCGACGATCCGCGTCTTCGAGGCACTCGCCTGCGGCATTCCGCTGGTCTGTGCGCCATGGGAGGACCGGGAGGGGCTGTTTCGTCCGGGCACCGACTATCTCGCCGTGAAGGACGGCGAGGAGATGACCAGGACGCTGCACGCGCTGCTCTCCGATCCGGAGCGGGCGAAGGAACTCGCCCGGAACGGGCGCGACCGGATCGCGCAGCGCCATACCTGCCGGCATCGCGCGGAGGAACTGATCGCGATCCTCGAGACGACCGGCACGCCGGCCGGGGAGGTGGCGCTATGA
- a CDS encoding glycosyltransferase family 4 protein: MSLRILMTLDAAGGVWRYAIDLAAALHARSHEVILAGLGPRPTAAQRAEAEAVGRLEWGEAPLDWMAGDASALEGVAPWLEELVRTYRPDVLHLNLPSQAAGLGDHPPVVTVCHSCLATWFRAVEVRSVPDRLSWLARLTRDGIDRAAVVLAPSAAHARLTEEVYGIGEVAVVPNASATASLPPSEGDGSVVAAARWWDGAKNGTTLDRAAGQVEVPVVMIGACEGGEGSTFAARNAATTGALSHADTIARIAGASLFASPSIYEPFGLAALEAARSGRPLLLADIPVYREIWEGAARFFPPRDAEALAAEIDALAADPEARLRLGAAAQMRARDHIPAAQSAAMETVYLRTLSARAEG, from the coding sequence ATGAGCCTGCGGATCCTGATGACGCTCGATGCCGCCGGCGGGGTCTGGCGTTATGCCATAGATCTCGCCGCCGCGCTGCATGCGCGCAGCCACGAGGTGATCCTCGCCGGCCTTGGCCCGCGTCCGACCGCCGCGCAGCGTGCCGAGGCCGAGGCCGTCGGCCGGCTCGAATGGGGCGAGGCGCCGCTGGACTGGATGGCGGGGGATGCGAGCGCCCTTGAAGGGGTGGCGCCGTGGCTCGAGGAGCTGGTCCGGACCTATCGGCCCGATGTGCTGCACCTCAACCTGCCGAGCCAGGCGGCCGGCCTCGGGGACCATCCGCCGGTCGTCACCGTCTGCCATTCCTGCCTCGCCACCTGGTTCCGCGCGGTGGAGGTCCGCTCCGTTCCCGACCGGCTGTCCTGGCTCGCACGGCTGACCCGCGACGGGATCGACCGGGCCGCCGTCGTGCTCGCGCCGAGCGCGGCCCACGCCCGGCTGACCGAAGAGGTCTATGGGATCGGGGAGGTGGCCGTGGTGCCGAACGCCTCCGCCACCGCCTCCCTCCCCCCTTCCGAGGGCGACGGCAGCGTCGTCGCCGCGGCACGCTGGTGGGACGGCGCGAAGAACGGCACCACGCTCGACCGTGCCGCGGGGCAGGTCGAGGTGCCGGTGGTGATGATCGGCGCCTGCGAGGGCGGCGAGGGATCGACCTTTGCCGCGCGGAACGCCGCGACGACCGGCGCGCTGTCCCATGCCGACACGATCGCGCGGATCGCGGGGGCGAGCCTGTTCGCCTCGCCCTCGATCTACGAGCCCTTCGGTCTCGCCGCGCTCGAGGCGGCCCGCAGCGGCCGTCCGCTCCTGCTGGCGGACATCCCGGTCTATCGCGAGATCTGGGAGGGCGCCGCGCGCTTCTTTCCGCCGCGCGACGCCGAGGCCCTCGCCGCGGAAATCGACGCGCTCGCCGCCGATCCCGAGGCCCGGCTCCGGCTCGGGGCGGCTGCGCAGATGCGCGCGCGAGACCATATTCCGGCTGCCCAGTCCGCCGCGATGGAAACCGTCTACCTGCGAACCCTTTCAGCCCGAGCCGAAGGATAG
- a CDS encoding NAD-dependent epimerase/dehydratase family protein, with the protein MTGYGFVEWFRPGDAVRVEEVLPALSRSGASWLRTHLSWADFHAPGGQEWYDWLIPRLAGTMELLPCLHYTPPSLSRTGKSSGPPVNPKDFADFTDTVLSRYGRHFEHVELWNEPNNLLDWDWRVDPGFEIFCDMIGKAAFWTRERGWKPVLGGPAPFDPYWLDLMGQRGLLELMHAVGFHGFPGTWDSEESSWAGWDMHLGEMRAVLDRYNTGAEIWITETGYSTWRNDQMEQARRFMRAARAPADRLYWYGWQDIQPDVAVQEGLWFDPRHYHLGAVGADGQPKLLARLLGEGGLSRVSEVTRLSAPALSPGAKPLLITGGAGFVGSNLADACLSEGREVIVLDNLSRPGVEENLAWLTERHPGRVHPVTIDLRDEQGLGEAVRDAEAVFHLAAQTAVTTSLLSPTEDFEVNARGTLNLLEAIRATGRQVPVIFASTNKVYGPLDDIALTETGEAVAPDDPALAAGIDETRPLQFATPYGCSKGVADQYVLDYAHSYGFPAAVLRMSCIYGPRQFGTEDQGWVAHFLIRALRGERITIYGTGRQVRDLCEISDAVAAYRLLLDRIDRLSGRAFNLGGGPRNAVSLRQVLAEISSLVGAEPEVEYADWREGDQPWFVADSSALRACCGWTPRTGWRDGLRQLTDWLRAHRVPVEPERMRA; encoded by the coding sequence ATGACCGGCTATGGCTTCGTCGAATGGTTCCGCCCCGGCGACGCGGTCCGCGTCGAGGAGGTGCTCCCCGCGCTGTCGCGGTCCGGCGCCTCCTGGCTGCGGACCCACCTGTCATGGGCGGATTTCCACGCGCCCGGCGGGCAGGAGTGGTACGACTGGCTGATCCCCCGGCTGGCCGGCACGATGGAGCTCCTGCCCTGCCTGCACTACACGCCGCCCTCCCTCTCGCGCACCGGCAAGAGCTCTGGTCCGCCGGTGAACCCGAAGGATTTCGCGGATTTCACCGATACGGTGCTGAGCCGCTATGGCCGCCATTTCGAGCATGTCGAGCTGTGGAACGAGCCGAACAACCTGCTCGACTGGGACTGGCGTGTGGATCCGGGGTTCGAAATCTTCTGCGACATGATCGGCAAGGCCGCCTTCTGGACGCGGGAGCGTGGCTGGAAACCGGTGCTCGGCGGTCCTGCCCCGTTCGATCCCTACTGGCTCGATCTGATGGGGCAGCGCGGGCTGCTCGAACTCATGCACGCGGTGGGCTTCCATGGATTTCCCGGAACCTGGGACAGCGAGGAAAGCTCTTGGGCGGGCTGGGATATGCACCTCGGGGAAATGCGCGCGGTGCTCGACCGCTACAACACCGGGGCCGAGATCTGGATCACCGAGACCGGCTATTCGACATGGCGCAACGACCAGATGGAACAGGCGCGCCGGTTCATGCGTGCGGCCCGTGCGCCTGCCGACCGGCTTTACTGGTACGGCTGGCAGGATATTCAGCCCGACGTGGCGGTGCAGGAGGGGCTCTGGTTCGATCCGCGCCACTACCATCTCGGGGCGGTCGGTGCCGACGGCCAGCCGAAGCTGCTCGCCCGGCTCCTGGGCGAGGGCGGCCTCTCCCGCGTGAGCGAGGTTACCCGCCTGTCCGCCCCCGCGCTCTCGCCCGGCGCAAAGCCGCTTCTGATCACCGGCGGAGCGGGCTTCGTCGGTTCGAACCTTGCCGACGCCTGCCTTTCCGAAGGGCGCGAGGTCATCGTGCTCGACAACCTCTCCCGTCCCGGCGTCGAGGAAAACCTCGCCTGGCTCACCGAGCGTCACCCCGGACGGGTACACCCGGTCACCATCGACCTGCGCGACGAGCAGGGGTTGGGGGAGGCGGTGCGCGATGCCGAGGCGGTCTTTCACCTCGCCGCGCAAACCGCCGTCACCACGAGCCTTCTCTCACCGACGGAGGATTTCGAGGTCAACGCCCGCGGGACGCTCAACCTGCTCGAGGCGATCCGGGCGACCGGACGGCAGGTGCCTGTGATCTTCGCCTCCACCAACAAGGTCTACGGGCCCCTCGACGACATCGCCCTGACGGAGACCGGCGAGGCGGTCGCACCCGACGATCCGGCGCTCGCGGCGGGTATCGACGAAACCCGTCCGCTTCAGTTCGCGACGCCCTATGGCTGTTCCAAGGGGGTCGCGGATCAATACGTGCTCGACTACGCCCACAGCTACGGCTTTCCCGCGGCAGTGCTGCGCATGTCCTGCATCTATGGCCCGCGCCAGTTCGGTACGGAGGATCAGGGCTGGGTCGCGCATTTCCTCATCCGCGCGCTGCGCGGCGAGCGCATCACGATCTACGGCACCGGCCGGCAGGTGCGCGATCTCTGCGAGATCAGCGATGCCGTGGCGGCCTACCGGCTCCTGCTCGACCGGATCGACCGCCTGTCCGGGCGCGCCTTCAACCTCGGTGGCGGCCCACGGAATGCGGTGAGCCTGCGGCAGGTGCTTGCGGAAATCTCCAGTCTCGTCGGCGCCGAGCCCGAGGTGGAGTATGCCGACTGGCGGGAGGGCGACCAGCCGTGGTTCGTGGCCGACAGCAGCGCCCTGCGCGCCTGTTGCGGCTGGACCCCGCGCACCGGATGGCGGGACGGGCTGCGCCAGCTCACGGACTGGCTTCGTGCGCATCGGGTGCCCGTCGAGCCGGAAAGGATGCGTGCATGA
- a CDS encoding NAD-dependent epimerase/dehydratase family protein produces MPLVLITGGCGFIGRHVASELIRAGYGVRLYDAMIDQVHDGAGEVTDIPPEAAVIRGDIRFAESLRSALEGCDAVIHLAAEVGVGQSMYEISRYVGVNDLGTAVLLEAIADHPVKRLVVASSMSIYGEGAYALETGDRYDSARRRAADLRAGRWEPRGPEGEALEPMATDETKRPDLASIYALTKYAQEQATLIFGAAYGIPATALRLFNVFGPGQALSNPYTGVLANFASRLASGERPLIFEDGAQRRDFVHVRDVARAFRLALEAGDAGGEVYNIGSGRAYTIRQVAELLATAMGRPDLTPEILGRSRAGDIRNCFAAIDKARDGLGFVPEHRLEASLDEFVDWVGGAGVVDRSQTMRRELEERGLVS; encoded by the coding sequence ATGCCCCTCGTCCTCATCACCGGCGGCTGCGGCTTCATCGGACGCCATGTCGCAAGCGAACTGATCCGGGCCGGATACGGAGTCCGCCTTTACGACGCGATGATCGACCAGGTTCACGACGGCGCCGGAGAGGTGACCGATATCCCGCCCGAGGCGGCCGTCATCCGTGGCGATATCCGCTTCGCCGAAAGCCTGCGCAGCGCGCTCGAGGGCTGCGATGCGGTGATTCATCTCGCCGCCGAGGTCGGGGTCGGCCAGTCGATGTACGAGATCTCGCGCTACGTGGGGGTGAACGACCTCGGCACGGCGGTGCTGCTCGAGGCGATCGCGGATCATCCGGTGAAGCGGCTGGTCGTCGCCTCCTCGATGAGCATCTACGGCGAGGGCGCCTATGCCCTCGAGACCGGCGACCGCTACGACTCCGCGCGCCGCCGGGCCGCGGATCTGCGTGCGGGGCGCTGGGAGCCGCGCGGCCCGGAGGGCGAGGCGCTCGAGCCGATGGCGACCGACGAGACGAAGCGTCCCGATCTCGCCTCGATCTACGCGCTCACCAAATACGCCCAGGAACAGGCCACGCTGATCTTTGGCGCGGCCTATGGCATTCCGGCGACCGCGCTCCGGCTGTTCAACGTCTTCGGCCCCGGACAGGCCCTGTCCAACCCGTATACCGGCGTGCTCGCGAATTTCGCCTCCCGTCTGGCGTCGGGCGAGCGTCCGCTCATCTTCGAGGATGGCGCGCAGCGGCGCGACTTCGTCCATGTGCGCGATGTCGCCCGTGCCTTCCGCCTCGCGCTCGAGGCGGGGGACGCCGGCGGAGAAGTCTACAACATCGGCTCCGGGCGGGCCTACACGATCCGGCAGGTCGCCGAACTTCTCGCCACGGCGATGGGGCGGCCGGACCTGACGCCGGAGATCCTTGGCCGGTCCCGTGCGGGGGACATCCGCAACTGTTTCGCCGCAATCGACAAGGCCCGCGACGGTCTCGGCTTCGTGCCGGAGCATCGGCTCGAGGCTTCGCTGGACGAATTCGTCGACTGGGTCGGCGGGGCCGGCGTGGTCGACCGAAGCCAGACCATGCGGCGCGAACTCGAGGAGCGGGGGCTGGTGTCATGA
- a CDS encoding Gfo/Idh/MocA family oxidoreductase, whose amino-acid sequence MDGAQLTTTRLAAQIVEPGRVAMVEDAIGQPGQGEVRVRLEGCGVCASNLGPWSGPEWMEFPLPAGDLGHEAWGRIEATGPGVDPARRGERVAVFGSRGYATEEIVPADAALAIPPELAGRPVPAEPVACALSIFRKARIGAGDRVAIIGIGFLGALLTQMAVRAGAEVIAISRRDDSLALAQNHGAVATVPLRDHGDVIARVGELTGGTLCDVTIECTGHQWPLDLAAEITRESGRLVIAGYHQDGPRQVNMQLWNWRAFEIVNAHERDRAMNLATMREALEAWAKGHIDPEPLFTHVYPLDRLGAALDATRDKPDGFVKALVRMPPSHALPRLGFLGLGWIGRNRMEALAASGGCDIVALSDADPEALAVCADSASGAVTARDLGAVLGTKPDGVVIATPSALHAEQAIAALDAGAAVFCQKPLGRTAEEVRRVVAAAKRADRLLDVDLCYRQTAAGRALRAELASGRIGRPGFVDLVFHNAYGPDKPWFYDRSQSGGGCLTDLGTHLVDLAMWLLDWPELKVLSAQLRCGGAPVSGEGNGVEDFAVATLETAEGVPVRICCSWNLPAGQDALISAEIYGEAGGASLRNVGGSFYDFEARRMDGCRSELLSSPPDAWGGRAALDWLGRLSQGGGYDPACEHLVAVAQVLDQVYETAGVPHN is encoded by the coding sequence ATGGACGGAGCACAGCTCACCACGACACGACTTGCGGCGCAGATCGTCGAACCGGGACGGGTGGCGATGGTCGAGGACGCGATCGGACAGCCGGGTCAGGGCGAGGTGCGGGTCAGGCTCGAAGGCTGCGGTGTCTGTGCGTCCAACCTCGGTCCGTGGTCGGGACCGGAGTGGATGGAGTTCCCCCTGCCCGCCGGCGATCTCGGACACGAGGCGTGGGGCCGGATCGAGGCGACAGGCCCCGGCGTCGATCCCGCGCGCCGTGGAGAGCGGGTGGCGGTGTTCGGCAGCCGTGGCTATGCCACGGAGGAGATCGTGCCCGCCGATGCGGCGCTGGCCATTCCACCGGAGCTCGCAGGACGTCCGGTCCCCGCAGAACCCGTAGCCTGCGCGCTGTCGATCTTCCGCAAGGCGCGGATCGGCGCCGGCGATCGCGTCGCGATCATCGGCATCGGATTTCTCGGCGCGCTGCTGACGCAGATGGCGGTGCGCGCCGGGGCCGAGGTGATTGCGATCTCGCGCCGCGACGACAGTCTCGCGTTGGCGCAGAACCATGGCGCGGTGGCGACGGTCCCGCTTCGCGACCACGGCGACGTGATCGCGCGGGTCGGGGAGCTCACCGGAGGCACGCTTTGCGACGTCACGATCGAATGCACCGGGCATCAATGGCCGCTCGACCTGGCCGCCGAAATCACCCGCGAAAGCGGGCGGCTCGTCATCGCCGGCTATCACCAGGACGGTCCCCGACAGGTGAACATGCAGCTCTGGAACTGGCGCGCCTTCGAGATCGTGAACGCACATGAGCGCGACCGGGCGATGAACCTGGCGACCATGCGCGAGGCGCTCGAGGCCTGGGCGAAGGGTCATATCGACCCCGAACCGCTGTTTACGCATGTCTATCCGCTCGACCGGCTGGGCGCGGCGCTCGACGCCACTCGCGACAAGCCCGACGGCTTCGTGAAGGCGCTGGTCCGGATGCCGCCGTCGCACGCGCTGCCGCGGCTCGGCTTTCTCGGGCTCGGCTGGATCGGGCGCAACCGGATGGAGGCGCTCGCGGCGAGCGGCGGATGCGACATCGTCGCGCTCTCCGATGCCGATCCCGAGGCGCTCGCCGTCTGTGCCGACAGCGCGTCTGGCGCGGTCACGGCACGGGATCTCGGCGCCGTTCTGGGCACGAAGCCCGACGGCGTCGTCATCGCGACGCCCTCCGCCCTCCATGCCGAGCAGGCCATCGCCGCGCTCGACGCCGGGGCCGCCGTCTTCTGTCAAAAACCGCTCGGGCGCACGGCGGAGGAGGTGCGTCGGGTGGTCGCGGCGGCGAAGCGGGCGGACCGGCTGCTCGACGTCGATCTGTGCTATCGCCAGACCGCCGCGGGACGGGCGCTGCGGGCCGAGCTTGCCAGCGGACGGATCGGTCGCCCCGGTTTCGTCGATCTGGTGTTCCACAATGCCTATGGGCCCGACAAGCCGTGGTTCTACGACCGCAGCCAGTCGGGCGGTGGGTGCCTCACCGATCTCGGCACCCATCTCGTCGATCTCGCGATGTGGCTGCTCGACTGGCCGGAACTGAAGGTCCTCTCTGCCCAGCTCCGGTGCGGCGGAGCGCCCGTCTCCGGCGAAGGCAACGGCGTGGAGGATTTCGCCGTCGCCACGCTGGAGACGGCGGAGGGCGTTCCGGTCAGGATTTGCTGTTCCTGGAATCTGCCTGCCGGTCAGGACGCGCTCATATCGGCGGAAATCTATGGCGAGGCAGGCGGAGCGAGCCTGCGCAACGTCGGTGGGTCCTTCTACGATTTCGAGGCGCGTCGGATGGATGGATGCCGGTCGGAGCTGCTGTCCTCCCCGCCGGACGCGTGGGGAGGACGGGCTGCGCTGGACTGGCTCGGCCGGCTGTCGCAAGGCGGGGGGTACGATCCGGCCTGCGAGCATCTGGTCGCGGTGGCGCAGGTGCTGGACCAAGTCTATGAGACGGCCGGTGTCCCGCACAATTGA
- a CDS encoding sigma-70 family RNA polymerase sigma factor, giving the protein MTERDPASEGVLDYIPALRAYAWSLTRRHQEVDDLVQETLMKAIANIDRFQMGTNLRAWLMTIMRNTFYNQIAKRKRETFGEKDCASGMAWVPGTQEWTLHGTEIMGAVERLPPHYRETLILVVMLGESYETTAEICGVATGTIKSRVNRARAMVLEQLGEVEMTRM; this is encoded by the coding sequence GTGACTGAACGCGACCCGGCATCGGAGGGCGTCCTCGACTATATCCCCGCCCTGCGCGCCTATGCCTGGAGCCTCACCCGGCGGCATCAGGAGGTCGACGATCTCGTGCAGGAAACCCTCATGAAGGCGATTGCCAATATCGACCGCTTCCAGATGGGTACGAACCTGCGCGCATGGCTCATGACCATCATGCGCAACACGTTCTACAACCAGATTGCCAAGAGAAAGAGGGAGACCTTCGGCGAAAAGGACTGTGCCTCGGGCATGGCCTGGGTGCCCGGCACCCAGGAATGGACACTCCATGGCACGGAGATCATGGGGGCGGTCGAACGCCTGCCGCCGCATTACCGCGAAACGCTGATCCTCGTCGTCATGCTCGGGGAAAGCTACGAAACCACGGCGGAGATCTGCGGTGTGGCGACGGGCACGATCAAGAGCCGCGTCAACCGGGCACGGGCGATGGTTCTCGAACAGCTCGGGGAGGTCGAGATGACGCGGATGTGA